A region of Clostridium acetobutylicum ATCC 824 DNA encodes the following proteins:
- a CDS encoding ABC transporter ATP-binding protein: MNNYVVEINNLSKTYRGFNAVNNINLNIREGRIYGFLGPNGAGKSTTIRMILGLIKNSSGSIKIFGKNLKENRAEILKNVGALVESPSYYGHLNAYENLKIWSYIKGVDKNAIDEVLKLVNLYEHRKKKVSKFSLGMKQRLGIAQALIGNPELIILDEPTNGLDPMGIKEIRNLIVNLAKKHNKTIIISSHILSEMELMIDDVGIINKGTLLYEGSLSNLKSKYKPDARLEDIFIDLIGGRQ, translated from the coding sequence ATGAACAATTATGTTGTTGAAATTAATAATTTAAGTAAAACTTACAGAGGATTTAATGCTGTAAATAATATAAACCTTAATATTAGAGAAGGAAGAATTTACGGTTTTCTAGGTCCAAATGGTGCTGGAAAATCAACTACCATAAGAATGATATTAGGACTAATAAAAAATTCTTCCGGTAGTATAAAAATCTTCGGAAAAAACCTAAAAGAAAATAGAGCTGAAATATTAAAGAATGTAGGTGCATTAGTAGAATCCCCTTCTTATTATGGTCATTTAAATGCTTACGAAAATTTAAAGATATGGTCATATATAAAGGGTGTTGATAAAAATGCTATAGATGAAGTTTTAAAACTAGTTAATCTTTATGAGCATAGAAAAAAGAAGGTAAGTAAGTTTTCTCTTGGAATGAAGCAAAGACTTGGCATAGCACAAGCTTTAATTGGAAACCCAGAACTCATAATACTTGATGAGCCTACTAACGGTTTAGATCCAATGGGTATAAAAGAAATTAGAAATCTTATAGTAAATTTAGCTAAAAAGCACAATAAAACCATTATCATAAGTTCTCATATTTTAAGCGAAATGGAACTAATGATTGATGATGTAGGAATAATCAATAAGGGCACACTTCTTTACGAAGGTTCTCTTTCAAACTTAAAGTCTAAATATAAGCCGGACGCAAGACTTGAAGATATATTTATAGATTTAATAGGAGGTAGACAATAA
- a CDS encoding sensor histidine kinase — protein sequence MKRKSSNYIKITSLFTKSIVMIFVIMFFVDMLIMIKVTEYRPTLTQDPAQFTSDMGKYIEISHNRAYINDNGKKILKDKNAWIQIVDNKLTEAYSYKKPKNVPKQYTPIEFVHVYKYDTVNSTLFIGEKNKFSYFIGFPIDKIAKYNVEYNPHNIKTIIGGGILAILAANLIIILIFGYIYFARKMGKPLEKVLIYIEELSNGNYKINEREKGIYKYVFKNLNVLSKVLMDNKNRKKKIDELRDQWISSIGHDMKTPLSSIKGFSEILKDNEYDFEKDEVREYAGIIYDKSLYMEELINDLNFSYKLRNNCVNIKKKKIYFSQWLKDIVYKLHSSPEFKDRNVNIDKINENLIVDIDELMMKRAFVNIITNFLMYNDNRSTIEVGVKIEEGFIKTTIKDNGKGIPEKDIEHIFERYYRGTNTTSNSKGSGLGMAIANDIVKLHEGFCDVKSKEGEGTELTIFLKYNN from the coding sequence ATGAAAAGAAAATCATCTAATTATATAAAGATTACCAGCCTATTTACTAAAAGTATAGTAATGATATTTGTGATAATGTTTTTTGTAGACATGCTTATCATGATAAAAGTAACAGAATATAGACCAACATTAACTCAAGACCCAGCACAGTTTACAAGTGATATGGGAAAGTACATAGAAATAAGTCACAATAGGGCGTATATAAATGATAACGGTAAAAAGATATTAAAGGATAAAAATGCATGGATTCAAATTGTAGATAATAAATTAACGGAAGCATACTCATATAAGAAACCTAAAAATGTTCCTAAACAATATACGCCAATAGAATTTGTACATGTTTATAAATACGATACTGTTAACTCTACATTATTCATAGGAGAAAAAAATAAATTTTCTTACTTTATTGGATTTCCTATAGATAAAATTGCAAAATATAATGTGGAGTATAATCCACATAACATTAAGACGATAATCGGCGGCGGAATATTGGCAATACTAGCCGCTAATCTAATAATAATTTTAATATTTGGATATATTTATTTTGCTCGTAAGATGGGTAAACCCTTAGAGAAAGTACTTATTTATATAGAAGAGCTTTCTAATGGTAATTATAAAATTAATGAAAGAGAAAAGGGAATATATAAGTATGTATTCAAAAATTTAAATGTACTGTCTAAAGTATTAATGGATAATAAAAATAGAAAAAAGAAAATAGATGAATTAAGGGATCAGTGGATTTCATCTATAGGGCATGATATGAAAACACCATTATCATCAATAAAGGGATTCTCAGAAATTCTTAAAGATAATGAATATGATTTTGAAAAAGATGAAGTTAGGGAATATGCAGGTATTATATATGATAAGTCGTTGTACATGGAAGAATTAATCAATGATTTGAATTTTAGCTATAAGCTTAGAAACAATTGCGTTAATATAAAGAAGAAAAAAATTTATTTTAGTCAATGGTTAAAAGATATAGTTTATAAGCTACATTCATCACCGGAGTTTAAAGATAGAAACGTAAATATTGATAAGATAAATGAAAATCTTATTGTAGATATAGATGAGCTTATGATGAAAAGAGCATTTGTAAATATTATTACGAACTTTCTAATGTATAATGATAATAGATCTACTATAGAAGTAGGGGTAAAAATAGAGGAAGGATTTATTAAAACTACTATAAAAGACAATGGAAAAGGCATACCTGAAAAAGATATTGAACATATATTTGAAAGATACTATAGAGGAACAAACACAACTTCAAATTCAAAGGGGTCAGGACTTGGAATGGCAATAGCTAATGATATTGTAAAGTTACATGAAGGATTTTGTGATGTTAAAAGTAAAGAGGGTGAGGGAACAGAACTAACTATATTCTTAAAGTATAATAATTAA
- a CDS encoding response regulator transcription factor, whose translation MKNIEDSKILLVDDEESILKLLTTVLKKEGFSNVITSTNGMDGVKKCRENAPEIIILDIMLPDIDGFEVFRQIRNFSSVPIMFLSAKSEDTDKIIGLGLGADDYITKPFSPKEVALRVKAHLKRIEMVKKSLTNRENIIKTEHFTIDFEKGEIIKNDKSTILRAKELLLLKYLVENKNIILSKEKIVNAVWEDDYVGYDNTIMVHIRKLRQKLEDDPSNPKYILTVKGLGYKLKL comes from the coding sequence ATGAAGAATATAGAAGACAGCAAAATTCTTCTTGTGGATGATGAAGAAAGTATATTAAAATTATTGACTACAGTACTTAAAAAGGAAGGGTTCAGTAATGTAATAACAAGTACAAATGGAATGGATGGAGTAAAAAAGTGCAGAGAAAATGCACCGGAAATTATTATTCTAGATATAATGCTTCCAGACATAGATGGATTTGAAGTATTTAGACAAATAAGAAACTTTAGCTCTGTTCCAATAATGTTCTTGTCAGCGAAAAGTGAAGATACAGATAAAATAATAGGACTTGGTCTTGGGGCAGATGACTATATTACAAAACCATTTTCACCTAAAGAGGTTGCTCTTAGAGTTAAGGCTCATCTTAAGAGAATTGAAATGGTTAAGAAATCATTGACTAATAGAGAGAATATAATAAAGACTGAACACTTTACCATTGATTTTGAAAAAGGTGAAATTATAAAAAATGATAAAAGTACTATTTTAAGAGCAAAGGAATTATTACTTCTAAAGTATCTAGTTGAAAATAAAAACATAATACTTTCTAAAGAAAAGATAGTAAATGCTGTTTGGGAAGATGATTATGTTGGATATGATAATACTATAATGGTACATATAAGAAAGCTTAGACAAAAACTTGAGGATGATCCTTCAAATCCAAAATATATTTTAACTGTTAAGGGGTTAGGATATAAACTAAAGCTCTAG
- a CDS encoding ABC transporter permease produces the protein METLTCLKLEFMKFRKSLIKFLFLFPVLLSTSMLCIGLYFRKKSFIAYGGLKNSFSSLLFANHSMLAWHIILLLFVISISIYVFYIETSNDSLTSICSSNLKRRNIYLAKWMLLMLSTILMILIGVCILVVEAKIFNIPFTFNDGVIVRYISFELLCSLGLVSFQLFLISLLKDITTSTIVSLLAAVGFNAIHLSDGLIPYIPYLYFSNSTPFSNTTILRQSIIVSLIYCVLFLIIGIITFNFKDIRE, from the coding sequence ATGGAGACTCTTACTTGTTTAAAATTAGAATTTATGAAATTTAGAAAAAGCCTTATAAAATTCTTGTTCCTTTTTCCGGTGCTTTTATCTACTTCTATGTTATGTATAGGCCTTTACTTTAGGAAAAAAAGTTTTATAGCCTATGGCGGATTAAAAAATAGTTTCTCAAGTCTACTCTTTGCCAATCACTCCATGCTAGCTTGGCATATTATACTTCTTTTATTTGTGATATCAATAAGTATCTATGTATTTTACATTGAGACTTCAAATGATTCCTTAACCTCTATATGTTCAAGTAATCTTAAAAGAAGAAACATATACCTTGCCAAATGGATGTTACTAATGCTATCTACTATTTTAATGATATTGATTGGTGTATGCATTTTAGTAGTTGAAGCAAAAATATTTAATATTCCTTTTACTTTTAATGATGGTGTCATTGTACGCTATATATCCTTTGAATTACTTTGTTCTTTAGGCTTAGTTAGTTTTCAACTATTTCTGATATCTTTATTAAAGGATATTACAACTTCTACTATTGTTTCTCTTTTAGCTGCAGTTGGCTTTAACGCTATACACTTAAGTGATGGTTTAATACCATATATACCATACTTGTATTTTTCAAACTCAACACCTTTTTCTAATACAACTATTTTAAGACAATCAATTATTGTTTCTCTAATTTATTGCGTTTTATTCTTAATCATCGGAATTATAACTTTCAATTTTAAGGACATAAGGGAGTGA